A window of the Acipenser ruthenus chromosome 30, fAciRut3.2 maternal haplotype, whole genome shotgun sequence genome harbors these coding sequences:
- the LOC117398006 gene encoding C5a anaphylatoxin chemotactic receptor 1-like, whose product MGDFNEVLDYSYVDYNGSYPNNTEWDYKLVSGLGPLQYFIMVVYSLIFILGVPGNALVIWVTGFKMKRSVNTVWFLNLACADLLCCLSLPLMISWVAKDHHWSFGALACKLIPGLILLNMFCSIFLLAVISADRCLLVAAPVWCQNMRRPAIAGWVCAAVWGLSLLATVPFFAHRKEVTDDISFKILCNPDYSTLNENAKAAELGITVYRFIVGFLVPFTVITGCHVFILSRVSGGQRASGRKSQKTRRVICAVVLTFFTCWLPYNILGFIQALTPSDSPLVPHILTADLFCVCLAYLNSCLNPLLYVCVGQDFKDRVRKSLKSVMENVFAEDSPHSNSSIYSRSNTKSSISEKVQHSVI is encoded by the coding sequence ATGGGTGACTTCAATGAAGTGTTGGACTACTCCTATGTAGATTACAATGGCTCCTACCCCAACAACACGGAATGGGATTACAAGCTGGTGTCTGGGCTGGGGCCGCTGCAGTATTTCATCATGGTGGTGTACAGCCTGATATTCATTCTGGGGGTCCCAGGGAACGCTCTGGTCATCTGGGTGACGGGCTTCAAGATGAAGCGCAGTGTGAACACTGTCTGGTTCCTGAACTTGGCCTGCGCAGACCTGCTGTGCTGCCTGTCCCTGCCCCTCATGATCTCCTGGGTGGCTAAGGATCACCACTGGTCCTTCGGAGCCCTGGCCTGCAAGCTGATCCCAGGCCTCATCCTGCTCAACATGTTCTGCAGCATCTTCCTCCTGGCGGTGATCAGCGCAGACCGCTGCCTCCTGGTGGCCGCGCCGGTCTGGTGTCAGAACATGAGGCGGCCAGCCATTGCAGGCTGGGTGTGCGCGGCGGTGTGGGGGCTCTCGCTGCTGGCCACCGTTCCCTTTTTCGCCCACCGCAAGGAAGTGACTGATGACATCAGCTTCAAAATCCTCTGCAATCCCGACTACTCCACCTTGAATGAGAACGCCAAGGCAGCTGAACTGGGGATCACTGTGTACCGCTTCATCGTTGGGTTCCTGGTCCCATTCACTGTCATAACCGGCTGTCACGTGTTTATCCTGTCCCGGGTGAGCGGCGGGCAGAGGGCCAGCGGGAGGAAGTCTCAGAAGACCCGCCGTGTGATCTGTGCCGTGGTGTTGACGTTCTTTACCTGCTGGCTCCCCTACAACATCCTGGGGTTCATCCAGGCTCTCACCCCCTCCGACTCTCCTCTGGTACCCCACATTCTCACCGCTGATCTCTTCTGCGTCTGCCTGGCCTACCTCAACAGCTGCCTCAACCCCCTGCTCTACGTCTGCGTCGGCCAGGATTTTAAGGACCGCGTACGCAAGTCCCTGAAGAGCGTGATGGAGAACGTCTTTGCGGAAGACTCCCCCCACAGTAACTCCAGCATCTACAGCCGCTCCAACACCAAGTCCTCCATTTCAGAGAAGGTGCAGCATTCTGTGATCTGA